One segment of Brassica napus cultivar Da-Ae chromosome C3, Da-Ae, whole genome shotgun sequence DNA contains the following:
- the LOC106369538 gene encoding uncharacterized protein At3g43530-like yields MCKSRFTKSSLRGYPLEDIYAAVGDTKVINSVLVPTIGEKIMLARIIDEEREYDRQGSPSDTWNYWLNVKQKNIWWKELDEFDQAARGVLPKKKDKEKVTFAEGSSSNSGLDSRLQGLEERILKFMGEGFVGLHVTVKTKLESLGSRMSDIKKNQRLLRRRAKKIEDRLTSIESKVEPSRDEDMDFRQWDYGTHEEKDKANAEQEAGKEKDNIENAEQEAERKNENSDEEEGEEKEANDNTQQEGEKEKENIEADEQDKEDSESESESDELKQLKERSRAQADKLWKEIEANEEEVGGKQDEEEGEEKEAETSEEEKENSEDDEKVEEKMVESEAEGKDDQAEVEGKEDQEEEVEGKESETKEQEKEKSETDEVESEA; encoded by the exons ATGTGCAAGAGCCGGTTTACAAAGTCCAGTCTTAGGGGTTATCCTTTGGAAGACATATATGCTGCGGTTGGAGACACAAAG gTTATCAACAGTGTGTTAGTTCCAACTATTGGTGAGAAAATTATGCTGGCTCGTATCATTGATGAGGAGCGAGAGTATGACCGTCAGGGCAGCCCAAGTGATACTTGGAACTACTGGTTAAATGTGAAGCAGAAGAATATTTGGTGGAAAGAGCTAGACGAGTTTGATCAAGCTGCACGAGGAGTGTTAccaaaaaagaaagacaaagaAAAGGTGACGTTTGCAGAAGGATCATCCTCTAATTCTGGTTTAGATTCGAGGTTGCAAGGTCTGGAAGAGAGGATTTTGAAGTTCATGGGAGAAGGATTTGTTGGACTTCACGTAACGGTGAAGACAAAGCTGGAGTCTCTAGGCTCAAGGATGAGTGATATTAAAAAGAACCAGCGGCTTTTGAGAAGAAGGGCTAAGAAAATAGAAGACAGGCTAACTTCTATTGAGAGTAAGGTGGAGCCGAGTCGTGATGAAGACATGGATTTTCGACAGTGGGACTATGGCACACATGAAGAGAAGGACAAAGCTAATGCTGAGCAAGAGGCTGGGAAAGAGAAGGATAACATCGAGAATGCTGAGCAAGAGGCTgagagaaaaaatgaaaacagtgatgaagaagaaggtgaagagaaaGAGGCTAATGACAATACTCAGCAAGAaggtgagaaagagaaagaaaatattgAGGCTGATGAGCAAGACAAGGAAGACAGTGAGAGTGAGAGTGAGAGTGATGAGTTGAAACAATTGAAGGAGAGAAGTAGAGCACAAGCTGATAAACTGTGGAAGGAAATTGAAGCGAATGAAGAAGAGGTTGGAGGGAaacaagatgaagaagaaggtgaagagaaaGAGGCTGAAACCAGTGAGGAAGAGAAGGAGAACAGTGAGGATGATGAGAAAGTTGAAGAAAAAATGGTGGAATCTGAGGCTGAAGGCAAAGATGATCAAGCAGAGGTTGAAGGGAAAGaggatcaagaagaagaagttgaagggaAAGAGTCTGAAACCAAGGAgcaagaaaaggagaaaagtgAGACTGATGAGGTGGAATCTGAGGCTTGA